The genomic DNA TCATCACAACAAACCAAAACGATATAGAGGCAGACCTCATCATTTTTACCACAGGGAGTTCGCCTAAGGCTTTTCGGTTGTTGGAGCGGTTGGGGCATCGCCTAATTCCGCCTGTGCCTTCTTTGTTTACTTTCAATATTAAAGATGCCCTTTTAGAAGGACTTTCAGGCACCAGTTTTCCTTATGCTGAGGTCAAAATCACCTTATCTAAAGCCGAGGAAAGCGGCGCACTACTGATCACCCACTGGGGTTTGAGCGGTCCTGCCATCTTAAAATTATCCGCTTGGCAAGCCCGCCATTTAGCCGATTTGAATTATCAATTCGACTTGGAAGTCAATTTTTTAGGCACCACCGTGGAAGACGCTTTTCAAAATTTAAAAGATTTTAAAACAGAACACGCTCATAAAAAATTATACCAAATCAAACCGTTTGAAATCACTTCTCGCTTTTGGGTTCGGATATTAGAAACGGTATCCATCAACCCTGAGGAACGATGGGCGCAGCTTTCTAAGGCGCAATTATTGCTCATCGCTGAGACTTTATGTAAAAAGCGTTTTAAAGTCAATGGCAAGTCTACCTTTAAAGAGGAATTTGTAACGGCAGGTGGGGTGAGCCTTAAAGAAATAGATTTTAAAACCATGGCATC from Riemerella columbina includes the following:
- a CDS encoding NAD(P)/FAD-dependent oxidoreductase, coding for MIERLPRVVIIGGGAAGFFCAANLDHSRYHIQILEQNAEVLQKVKISGGGRCNLTHACFDPRELVRFYPRGHKELLSVFSKFQPADTMAWFHAEGVPLKIEADQRVFPESNSSQTIIDTLCRKVENQVEVLTKITVKDITPRENGGYLITTNQNDIEADLIIFTTGSSPKAFRLLERLGHRLIPPVPSLFTFNIKDALLEGLSGTSFPYAEVKITLSKAEESGALLITHWGLSGPAILKLSAWQARHLADLNYQFDLEVNFLGTTVEDAFQNLKDFKTEHAHKKLYQIKPFEITSRFWVRILETVSINPEERWAQLSKAQLLLIAETLCKKRFKVNGKSTFKEEFVTAGGVSLKEIDFKTMASKRLPNFYIAGEVLDIDAVTGGFNFQACWSEAWLIAQHLNQTTHHQP